In one window of Solanum pennellii chromosome 2, SPENNV200 DNA:
- the LOC107009562 gene encoding B3 domain-containing protein REM9-like, with the protein MLVDPNKHPSFCKLLFKQGFMDKILMPHIFIKENKKLLAKTCLLKTNVVGMSWETKIVRENSNYFICEGDWPQFVVHHKLELGDILIFFLIDKSTFHVLPYSQKTFKNSSGRGAFQELTSSSEEEHDVGITTMKMKMEQKESSGVVKKEEAEGGKEENVPKTSRFSVININNKDPYFEMVVRKTHSFFMTIPKSFAIWTGITKMKKMRLVNEKGNKWKLVDIVHTRQRVYMKRGWAEFRTLNKIGNGQTCRFKLIKENCCEYCVLQVQKIHKSKCLK; encoded by the exons ATGCTAGTGGATCCTAACAAGCATCCATCTTTTTGCAAACTATTATTCAAACAAGGTTTCATGGATAAAATA CTCATGCCACatattttcatcaaagaaaacaagaaattgTTGGCCAAGACTTGCTTATTGAAAACAAATGTAGTTGGAATGTCGTGGGAAACAAAGATCGTGAGAGAAAATTCCAACTACTTCATATGTGAAGGAGATTGGCCACAATTTGTGGTGCATCATAAATTGGAGCTAGGAgacattttgatcttttttctcATCGATAAATCAACGTTCCATGTCCTGCCTTACTCTCAGAAAACATTCAAAAACTCTAGTGGCAGAGGAGCATTTCAGGAACTAACCAGTTCTTCGGAAGAGGAACATGACGTTGGAATCACTacgatgaaaatgaaaatggagCAAAAAGAATCGTCAG GTGttgtaaaaaaagaagaagctgagggcggaaaagaagaaaatgttcCAAAGACGAGCAGATTCAGTGTGatcaacataaacaataaaGATCCGTACTTTGAAATGGTTGTAAGAAAGACACATTCATTTTTTATG ACCATCCCGAAGAGCTTTGCTATATGGACGGGCATAACTAAGATGAAGAAAATGAGACTGGTAAATGAAAAAGGCAACAAGTGGAAATTAGTGGACATAGTGCATACTCGGCAAAGGGTTTACATGAAAAGAGGATGGGCTGAATTTCGAACTCTTAACAAAATAGGCAATGGTCAGACTTGTCGATTCAAGTTGATTAAGGAAAATTGTTGTGAGTATTGTGTTTTACAGGTTCAGAAGATCCACAAATCCAAGTGCTTGAAATAG